In the genome of Nonomuraea sp. NBC_00507, the window TGCTCGGCCCCGCCGCGATTGTCTCCTTCGTTCGGGGCGGCTTTGTTTGCCGCGGCCGACGTGCCGGCGAATGCCTTCCCAGCGCTGCTGCACCACGACGAAGCTGATTGCCGCGACCAGGATCGCCACCATAGCGACGGCGACGATTGTGGTCATCGTGGGCATGTCTGCCTCCAGGAGTTGCTTCTGCCCTCACCCGCCTGCCGAAGGCCGGAGGGTGAGGGCAGCGGATTAGCTCGGGTCGACCTTTCGACGGCGGGCCGAGGGATGTCAGCTCCCGCGTACGGGCGACAGCGGCGCGCCTAGCCTTGCGTGAGGAACGGTGTGACGGTCGCCGCTGTCCAGCCCGCCTGGCCGACCGTCCCGCCTGGCCAGCCGTCCGGCGCTGGTCAGGGCCGGCGATTGCCGTGAGGCCTGCGGCCGCGGCCTTGCCCGGCGTCGTGGCCGGGCGGATCAACCGGGCTGTGCGGTGGTCGGTCATCGATGGTGTCCCGCAGGCTGCGAGCGGTTGACTGGCTCCAGCGTGACGGGGTGCGGAGCAGCAAGGGCAGCAGGAGCCCGAGGGCGCCGCCGAGCATCAGGATGACACCCGCGACGCGCAGGTCCAGGCCGCCCACCGAGCCGTCCGCCAGGGCGAAGGTGAGGACGGCGCCGAAGGCGATCACCGTGAGGGCTCCGCCTGTGGGCATCACGCAGCACCTTCGCCACGGCAGGACCGTGAACTCCCGGGGGTGCTGGGCGAGGTCATCGGCGACCGGCCCGGCGGTCCGGACGCGGACCGGTGATCAGGTGGTAGCCGCCCAGCAGGACTGCCGCGCCGACGATGGCACAGAGCCAGGTGGACAGGTGGAAGAACCCTTGGATGCCGGAGACGTGCAAGATCTGGGTGGCCACGAGGCCACCCAGCAGCGCCCCGGCGATGCCGAGCACGAACGTGATGATCAAACCTTGCGGATCCTTGCCGGGGACCAGCATTCTGGCCACCGCCCCGACGACCAGCCCGAGGATGATCCAAGCGATGATGCCCATGGCCGAGCTCCTTTGGCGGTGCATCGATGTCTGCATGGGATCGGTTTTCCGGACCGGTCGAAGCAGGAGGGCCGGCCGCCGCCTGGTTGCCGGCGCCGACGGTCGAACTCATTCACTTTGAGCCAACACCCGCGCGTGCCCTGCCGAAACAGGCGATCTGGAAAGGATCCATCTCCAGAACCGATCACCAGGGTTTCGTGGTGCACGCAGCGTTCAGCGCTCGCGAATCAGACAGGCTCATCACTGGGGCTGGCGGCGCTCGGAGCCCCTCCGCCGGGCGCCGGCCCGGTGGCGGGGCTGATGGGTTCCAGCCAGCCGAGCCGCTCGGCCAGCCGCCGGGCGCTGTCGATGACGGTGGCTATGTGGGGAGAGGGGTTGGCGTCGTGCCACAGCAGCGACCAGGGATAGTGCGTGGCAGGTTCGATCAGGGGCCGCCACGTGGTTCCCAGCCGGTTGGAGGTGCGGAAGGAGGAAGGGACGCAGTGCACGCAGCGGTGCTGAAGGACGAGGTCAGCCGCGGCGCGGCTGCTCTGAACAGTGCCCTCGTAGATTGTGGGCGCGAACCCGGCCGAGCGGCACAGCGTGATGACGAACTGGTTGAGCTCTGGGGTCTGTGTTTCTTCGCCGAGTAGCAGGAGTTCGTCGGAGAGGGCGGCGACGAGTACACCGTCGAGCTCGGCGAAGCTGTGGTCGTCGGGCACCAGCACGCCGAGCGGATCGAGCCTGATCAGCTTGGAGGTCACCTCGGCTGGAGCCTGAGAGGCGTGTCCGATGGCGATGTCCAGGCGGCCGTCGGCCAGCTGCCGGTATTGCTCGGGGGTGCCTGCTTCAACCTGATGGATCGTGATGTCAGGATGGTTGCGCTGGAGTTCGCGCAGGATCTGCGGCATGGTGTCGTAGCCGGCGTCGATGATGCCGACACGCAGCGTGGGCGTCGACGCGACGGCGTTGCGTGCGGCTTGTCCGGCGCGGCCCACGTGGTCGAGGATCTGGCGCGCCTCGATGAGGAAGGCAGCGCCCGCCGGGGTCAGATCGACGTGGTGGGTGCTGCGATCCAGCAGTCGCACGCCCAGCTCGCTTTCCAGCCGCTGGATCTGCTGGCTCAGCGCGGACTGCACGATGT includes:
- a CDS encoding GlsB/YeaQ/YmgE family stress response membrane protein; this encodes MGIIAWIILGLVVGAVARMLVPGKDPQGLIITFVLGIAGALLGGLVATQILHVSGIQGFFHLSTWLCAIVGAAVLLGGYHLITGPRPDRRAGRR
- a CDS encoding LysR family transcriptional regulator is translated as MELRQLRYFVTLAEELHFGRAAAREHIVQSALSQQIQRLESELGVRLLDRSTHHVDLTPAGAAFLIEARQILDHVGRAGQAARNAVASTPTLRVGIIDAGYDTMPQILRELQRNHPDITIHQVEAGTPEQYRQLADGRLDIAIGHASQAPAEVTSKLIRLDPLGVLVPDDHSFAELDGVLVAALSDELLLLGEETQTPELNQFVITLCRSAGFAPTIYEGTVQSSRAAADLVLQHRCVHCVPSSFRTSNRLGTTWRPLIEPATHYPWSLLWHDANPSPHIATVIDSARRLAERLGWLEPISPATGPAPGGGAPSAASPSDEPV